The following proteins are co-located in the Nocardioides piscis genome:
- a CDS encoding dihydrofolate reductase family protein translates to MSTIYYTGCSLDGFIATPEHSLDWLLSRDIDEDGPMHYAGFRDRIGASIMGATTWQWILDHDEEPWGDLATYVMTHRTFEPVKAVTFTAEAVEQVHAAAVERAGGKDVWLVGGGELVGTFHDAGLLDEVWIQFAPVTLGPGDRSCHGTSSCGWRRSRATATSSARGTPWSALRQWRSDLPLPQGPRHGERLRAAARPRRHGARRPQR, encoded by the coding sequence ATGAGCACGATCTACTACACAGGTTGCTCGCTCGACGGCTTCATCGCGACCCCGGAGCACTCGCTCGACTGGCTGCTCTCGCGCGACATCGACGAGGACGGGCCGATGCACTACGCGGGGTTCCGCGATCGGATCGGCGCCAGCATCATGGGGGCCACGACGTGGCAGTGGATCCTCGACCACGACGAGGAGCCGTGGGGCGACCTGGCGACGTACGTCATGACCCACCGCACCTTCGAGCCGGTGAAGGCCGTGACGTTCACGGCCGAGGCGGTCGAGCAGGTGCACGCCGCGGCGGTCGAGCGGGCAGGCGGCAAGGACGTCTGGCTGGTCGGTGGCGGGGAGCTCGTGGGCACGTTCCACGACGCCGGCCTGCTCGACGAGGTGTGGATCCAGTTCGCCCCGGTCACGCTGGGGCCGGGAGACCGGTCCTGCCACGGCACGTCGAGCTGCGGCTGGAGGAGGTCGCGCGCAACCGCGACTTCGTCTGCGCGCGGCACACCGTGGTCCGCCCTGCGACAATGGAGGAGTGACCTACCGCTTCCTCAAGGGCCACGGCACGGAGAACGACTTCGTGCTGCTGCCCGACCCCGACGGCACGGTGCACGGCGACCTCAGCGCTGA
- a CDS encoding thrombospondin type 3 repeat-containing protein, whose protein sequence is MRFNGGVGRRAAAVVSGLVIAAAGLMVVGAAAPAAAGTVYPCSETIMGGYDDRPDRPFHLARVRSAVLTLELRGFSHPREGELLVSTGSRTGPVAELSPTIEPRDGTYVFSSDVGYGIPRVQGPGTYPSGELLYVLQSSPSGGWVEVFFQERFGSQRAGFSDWSIQLTYESCDSDGDTLQDRDDNCPTVANQGWADLDNDGAGDACDADADGDSTPDSSDNCRGLANDQTDSDRDGVGDACDSTPYPPAPPPPAPTPPSAPTAPPPSTGTGAGTVVAPVAAARTLTLRYVRKKKVFKGTVGSLVGSCSAYAEVSLWAKKRGADRQLVLNTANHVGKFRSPRVSRRGRYYARVVSSSDGACAAVRSRTVRLRRR, encoded by the coding sequence GTGAGATTCAACGGGGGAGTCGGCCGCCGAGCGGCCGCGGTCGTGTCGGGCCTGGTCATCGCTGCAGCGGGCCTGATGGTCGTCGGGGCCGCTGCACCGGCAGCAGCCGGGACGGTCTATCCGTGCTCGGAGACGATCATGGGCGGCTACGACGACCGACCCGACCGGCCCTTCCACCTGGCTCGCGTCCGCTCAGCCGTGCTGACCCTCGAGCTGCGTGGGTTCAGCCATCCGCGCGAGGGCGAGCTCCTCGTCTCGACAGGCTCCCGCACCGGCCCGGTGGCGGAGCTGTCGCCGACGATCGAACCCCGGGACGGCACCTACGTCTTCTCGAGCGATGTCGGCTACGGCATCCCGCGCGTGCAGGGGCCGGGGACCTATCCGTCAGGTGAGCTGCTGTACGTCTTGCAGTCGTCCCCCAGCGGCGGGTGGGTGGAGGTCTTCTTCCAGGAACGGTTCGGCTCGCAACGAGCTGGGTTCAGTGACTGGTCGATCCAGCTGACCTACGAGAGCTGCGACTCCGACGGCGACACGCTGCAGGACCGCGACGACAACTGCCCCACGGTGGCCAACCAGGGCTGGGCAGACCTCGACAACGACGGCGCCGGGGACGCCTGCGACGCCGACGCCGACGGTGACTCGACACCCGACAGCAGCGACAACTGCAGGGGACTGGCCAACGACCAGACCGACTCCGACCGCGACGGCGTCGGCGATGCGTGCGACAGCACCCCCTACCCGCCGGCACCGCCCCCGCCCGCCCCGACGCCCCCCAGCGCCCCCACGGCCCCGCCGCCCAGCACTGGCACCGGGGCCGGGACCGTCGTAGCGCCCGTGGCCGCCGCTCGGACGCTCACGCTGCGTTATGTGAGGAAGAAGAAGGTCTTCAAGGGGACGGTGGGGTCCCTCGTGGGGTCCTGCTCGGCGTACGCCGAGGTGTCACTGTGGGCCAAGAAGCGCGGCGCCGACCGCCAGCTCGTGCTCAACACCGCCAACCACGTCGGGAAGTTCCGCTCGCCCCGGGTGTCGCGCCGCGGCCGGTACTACGCGAGGGTCGTCTCGTCGTCGGACGGTGCGTGCGCGGCCGTCCGGTCGCGGACGGTGCGGCTGCGACGACGCTGA
- a CDS encoding NAD(P)H-dependent oxidoreductase: MSQILVVDGHPDPDSLTAATARAYVAGADGQAILLAVRDLAFDPDLRAGYRAAQPTEPDLARARSLIEESEHITVLTPVWWGSVPAALKGFFDRALDPGWAYRYNENGRPEGLLGGRTGRLVVLADSPRWYLPLVGDTTVKQVRRTTLEFCGIKPVAVTRFTDVRSQSEAERVAWLGRCAALGAADADQRRRSRTVRDRTAAHAPSDDETTLA, from the coding sequence ATGTCCCAGATCCTCGTCGTCGACGGCCATCCCGACCCCGACTCGCTCACCGCCGCCACGGCTCGGGCGTATGTCGCCGGCGCGGACGGCCAGGCCATCCTGCTCGCCGTCCGCGACCTCGCCTTCGACCCCGACCTGCGCGCGGGCTACCGAGCCGCGCAGCCGACCGAACCCGACCTGGCCCGCGCCCGGTCCCTGATCGAGGAGAGCGAGCACATCACGGTGCTCACGCCCGTGTGGTGGGGCTCGGTGCCGGCAGCACTCAAGGGCTTCTTCGACCGTGCCCTCGACCCGGGCTGGGCCTACCGCTACAACGAGAACGGGCGCCCGGAGGGCCTGCTCGGCGGCCGTACGGGTCGGCTGGTCGTGCTGGCCGACTCCCCTCGGTGGTATCTCCCCCTCGTCGGAGACACGACGGTCAAGCAGGTGCGCCGCACCACCCTGGAGTTCTGCGGCATCAAGCCGGTCGCCGTCACCCGCTTCACCGACGTCCGCAGCCAGAGCGAGGCTGAGCGCGTCGCCTGGTTGGGGCGGTGCGCGGCGCTCGGGGCAGCAGACGCCGATCAGCGTCGTCGCAGCCGCACCGTCCGCGACCGGACGGCCGCGCACGCACCGTCCGACGACGAGACGACCCTCGCGTAG
- a CDS encoding TetR/AcrR family transcriptional regulator, producing MSRSSAGYHHGNLRTALEDAALELLETQPAGRISLREVARRAGVSHNAPYHHFGDRAALLHSLGVRAMAELLGAQQKALATTTGPVERVRALGTAYVAYAADHPQAFALVFDPEYCPPGAPSADMAPLIAANEELLATEVEALVQVDGFTGRDPEALAAALWATVHGLAQLVMLGHLPREAAAPALAALIA from the coding sequence GTGTCAAGATCTTCGGCCGGCTATCACCACGGCAACCTCCGCACTGCGCTGGAGGACGCCGCCCTGGAGCTGCTCGAGACCCAGCCCGCGGGCCGGATCAGCCTGCGCGAGGTCGCGAGGCGGGCCGGGGTCAGCCACAACGCGCCCTACCACCACTTCGGCGACCGAGCAGCCCTCCTGCACTCCCTCGGAGTGAGGGCGATGGCCGAGCTGCTCGGGGCCCAGCAGAAAGCACTGGCGACGACCACGGGACCGGTCGAGCGGGTGCGGGCCCTCGGCACGGCCTACGTCGCGTATGCCGCCGACCACCCCCAGGCGTTCGCGCTGGTCTTCGACCCGGAGTACTGCCCGCCCGGCGCGCCGTCGGCCGACATGGCCCCACTCATCGCGGCCAACGAGGAGCTGCTCGCCACGGAGGTCGAGGCGCTGGTGCAGGTCGACGGCTTCACCGGCCGTGACCCGGAGGCACTCGCGGCGGCACTCTGGGCCACGGTGCACGGACTGGCCCAGCTGGTGATGCTCGGCCACCTCCCACGGGAAGCGGCCGCACCCGCGCTGGCCGCCCTGATCGCCTGA
- the dapF gene encoding diaminopimelate epimerase, producing the protein MTYRFLKGHGTENDFVLLPDPDGTVHGDLSAERVRALCDRRAGIGGDGVLRAIRREDRWFMDYRNSDGSISEMCGNGVRVFARYLLDHEGASAPLEIDTRDGVKTITLDGDLVTVDMGTPAVFDTTKVTVGDVVHEALHVSMGNPHAVAFVDSLDEAGSLLTAPGHDEALYPEGVNVEFVQRRGEHHVAMRVHERGSGETRSCGTGACAVMVAAALADDAPRGTTYRVDVPGGTLRIVWTDGGRILMTGPAVLVAEGQTDL; encoded by the coding sequence GTGACCTACCGCTTCCTCAAGGGCCACGGCACGGAGAACGACTTCGTGCTGCTGCCCGACCCCGACGGCACGGTGCACGGCGACCTCAGCGCTGAGCGCGTGCGCGCGTTGTGCGACCGCCGGGCCGGCATCGGCGGCGACGGGGTGCTGCGCGCCATCCGGCGCGAAGACCGGTGGTTCATGGACTACCGCAACTCCGACGGCTCGATCAGCGAGATGTGCGGCAACGGGGTCAGGGTGTTCGCGCGCTATCTCCTCGACCACGAGGGGGCGTCGGCGCCGCTCGAGATCGACACCCGCGACGGCGTCAAGACGATCACGCTCGACGGCGACCTTGTCACCGTCGACATGGGGACGCCCGCAGTCTTCGACACCACGAAGGTGACCGTCGGCGACGTGGTCCACGAGGCGCTGCACGTCTCGATGGGCAACCCGCACGCCGTGGCGTTCGTCGACTCGCTCGACGAGGCAGGCAGCCTGCTCACCGCGCCTGGCCACGACGAGGCGCTCTATCCCGAGGGCGTCAACGTCGAGTTCGTCCAGCGCCGGGGCGAGCACCACGTCGCGATGCGCGTCCACGAGCGTGGATCGGGCGAGACCCGCTCGTGCGGCACCGGTGCCTGCGCGGTGATGGTGGCCGCGGCGCTGGCCGACGACGCTCCCCGCGGCACGACCTATCGCGTCGACGTCCCTGGCGGGACGCTCCGGATCGTCTGGACGGATGGGGGCCGGATCCTGATGACCGGCCCCGCGGTGCTGGTGGCTGAGGGACAGACCGACCTCTGA
- a CDS encoding SDR family NAD(P)-dependent oxidoreductase, with protein MDITGSSAIVTGGASGIGAAVARALAARGATVVIADLNTEKGEALAAEINGVFALVDVTDTEQITKAVEAAAEIAPLRACVNSAGIGWAQRTIGRDGQVESAHDLGAFRKVVEINLIGTFDMTRQAATVMSRNEPDADGQRGAIVNLASVAAFDGQIGQASYSASKGGVVGMTLPVARDLAASGIRVNTVAPGLIDTPIYDAFPDPAAFKANLGQNVLFPKRLGHSEELASMVVECVTNSYMNGETIRVDGGIRMPPK; from the coding sequence ATGGACATCACTGGATCCTCTGCCATCGTCACCGGCGGCGCCAGCGGCATCGGTGCCGCAGTGGCCCGCGCCCTCGCCGCCCGCGGCGCGACCGTCGTGATCGCCGACCTCAACACCGAGAAGGGCGAGGCCCTCGCTGCGGAGATCAACGGCGTCTTCGCGCTGGTCGACGTGACCGACACCGAGCAGATCACCAAGGCCGTCGAGGCTGCGGCCGAGATCGCGCCACTGCGGGCCTGCGTCAACTCCGCCGGGATCGGGTGGGCACAGCGCACGATCGGTCGCGACGGACAGGTCGAGTCGGCCCACGACCTCGGGGCCTTCCGCAAGGTGGTCGAGATCAACCTGATCGGCACCTTCGACATGACCCGCCAGGCCGCCACCGTGATGTCGCGCAACGAGCCCGACGCCGACGGCCAGCGGGGCGCGATCGTCAACCTCGCCTCGGTCGCCGCCTTCGACGGCCAGATCGGGCAGGCGTCCTACTCCGCGTCCAAGGGTGGGGTGGTCGGGATGACCCTCCCGGTCGCGCGCGACCTCGCTGCGTCGGGCATCCGGGTCAACACCGTGGCGCCCGGCCTGATCGACACCCCGATCTATGACGCCTTCCCCGACCCGGCCGCCTTCAAGGCCAACCTGGGGCAGAACGTGCTCTTCCCCAAGCGGCTCGGTCACTCCGAGGAGCTGGCCAGCATGGTCGTCGAGTGCGTGACCAACTCCTACATGAACGGCGAGACGATCCGCGTCGACGGCGGCATCCGGATGCCTCCGAAGTAG